In Ischnura elegans chromosome 6, ioIscEleg1.1, whole genome shotgun sequence, one genomic interval encodes:
- the LOC124161593 gene encoding pupal cuticle protein 36 has protein sequence MSWAKGRPGPALPLLLLLALLLPHPLYAAPPLLSLLVPWADAEAPPTGALENLGEAPYLASPAEDDSRLHALLGGGRVPAGAEEWETPRSPDLFLLTEVGAEGARPRAQGRRPLDDPQDAVGGRRKRDGFISGAGGSRVRTGGVGGGFAGSTGMRVGAYGGAAGGGGRALGGGGRGLSEGPSLSIVNPLDVLRQRLLLEIARRRMRESEDQIQANRELLKSIGKREAADGPKAPSSM, from the exons ATGTCTTGGGCCAAGGGGCGGCCAGGGCCGGCCCTgcctctgctgctgctgctggcgCTGCTGCTGCCGCACCCGCTCTATGCCGCACCCCCGCTCCTCTCGCTGCTGGTGCCCTGGGCGGACGCCGAGGCGCCGCCCACCGGCGCCCTCGAGAACTTGGGAGAGGCGCCGTACTTGGCGTCGCCCGCAGAAGACGACAGTCGACTACACG CGTTGCTGGGAGGCGGTCGGGTGCCGGCTGGAGCGGAGGAGTGGGAGACCCCCAGGAGTCCCGACCTCTTCCTGCTGACGGAGGTGGGCGCGGAAGGAGCGAGGCCCAGGGCCCAGGGACGGAGGCCCCTCGACGACCCGCAG GATGCGGTGGGCGGCCGTCGCAAGCGGGATGGCTTCATATCCGGAGCGGGCGGATCGCGGGTGAGGACGGGCGGAGTCGGAGGCGGGTTCGCGGGGTCGACCGGCATGCGCGTGGGGGCCTACGGGGGCGCCGCGGGGGGCGGCGGCAGGGCGCTCGGCGGCGGGGGCCGCGGCCTCAGCGAGGGCCCCTCCCTCTCCATCGTCAACCCCCTCGACGTGCTCCGCCAAAGGCTCCTGCTGGAGATAGCGCGGCGACGGATGCGGGAGTCCGAGGACCAGATACAGGCCAACCGGGAGCTGCTCAAGAGCATCGGGAAGAGGGAAGCGGCGGACGGGCCCAAG GCTCCATCTTCCATGTAG